In one window of Gudongella oleilytica DNA:
- a CDS encoding DUF4364 family protein translates to MFQGMSEDTALQRLILLKITSSSMSNITNTKISEAAIENFDMNFFQVQQHLSELTESGFLASSKFGGEVTYSITDAGDSILELFKDKLSDQISSLVESLFITSGQLQGADASYFLSETGEFSVDLVLTERGLTIFRLTLSIPDEIQAKKICSNWKLEPSNIFGKIMKIIDPV, encoded by the coding sequence ATGTTCCAGGGAATGTCAGAGGACACAGCTCTACAAAGACTGATACTCTTGAAGATAACCAGTTCTTCAATGTCAAATATTACTAATACTAAAATATCAGAAGCCGCAATTGAAAACTTCGATATGAATTTCTTTCAGGTTCAACAGCATCTCTCTGAGTTAACCGAGAGTGGATTCCTGGCAAGTTCAAAATTCGGAGGAGAAGTCACCTATTCCATAACAGATGCTGGTGATTCTATACTGGAGCTTTTTAAGGATAAGCTGTCGGATCAGATCAGTAGTCTTGTAGAATCATTATTCATAACCTCAGGGCAGCTGCAAGGAGCTGACGCCTCATATTTCCTGTCAGAAACAGGAGAATTTTCCGTAGATCTTGTTTTAACTGAAAGAGGCTTAACCATATTCAGGCTTACCCTTAGTATACCGGATGAGATACAGGCGAAAAAAATCTGTTCTAATTGGAAGCTTGAGCCTTCAAACATATTTGGTAAAATCATGAAAATAATTGATCCAGTCTAA
- a CDS encoding class I SAM-dependent DNA methyltransferase, whose amino-acid sequence MGTYDKFSILYDQLMDDFDYNKWGKYINDIIANKGLNGKNILEMACGTGNLTKELLRTGYFVDGFDSSEEMLALAGNKLRKYKGLRLFNMDMRNFKMDKSYDVVLAICDSINYILDERDIEKTFANVYRHLKPGGIFIFDLNSEHKLRNILGNNIFLEDREHVFYTWENQLDEETGIVDFILTFFVTDDGLNYKRFDEVHQERAYRTEDIKELLLKAGFQNIEAYEAFSFESFSNESERINYVATKL is encoded by the coding sequence ATGGGTACTTACGACAAATTTTCAATTCTATATGATCAATTAATGGATGATTTCGACTATAATAAGTGGGGAAAGTACATCAATGACATCATTGCCAACAAAGGCTTGAATGGCAAAAATATCCTTGAGATGGCATGTGGCACTGGAAATCTTACAAAGGAACTCCTCAGGACAGGCTACTTTGTAGATGGATTTGATTCCTCGGAGGAGATGCTTGCTCTTGCGGGCAATAAGCTTAGGAAATACAAAGGGCTGAGACTTTTCAACATGGACATGAGAAACTTCAAAATGGATAAAAGCTATGATGTTGTTTTGGCTATATGCGATAGTATAAACTATATATTGGATGAAAGAGATATTGAGAAGACATTCGCAAATGTATACAGGCACCTTAAGCCAGGAGGTATATTCATATTTGACTTAAACTCCGAGCATAAGCTAAGGAATATACTCGGAAATAATATTTTCCTAGAGGACAGGGAGCATGTTTTCTACACTTGGGAAAACCAGCTTGATGAAGAAACAGGGATAGTGGATTTCATTTTGACTTTTTTCGTAACAGATGATGGACTAAACTACAAACGATTCGATGAGGTCCATCAAGAGAGGGCATATAGAACAGAAGACATAAAAGAGCTTCTGTTAAAAGCTGGTTTTCAAAATATTGAGGCATATGAGGCCTTCAGCTTTGAAAGCTTTAGTAACGAATCTGAAAGGATAAATTACGTCGCAACTAAATTATAG
- a CDS encoding bifunctional folylpolyglutamate synthase/dihydrofolate synthase → MNYQEALAYINDKDKYGSRLGLDSVGRLLYHLGEPHKDMKYIHIGGTNGKGSISAYIAKCLETAGYRTGLYTSPYLERFTERIQINGVDIPEETLGRLTEEVKSAADRMVSEGIEHPTTFEIVTALGFLYFKEAGVDYIVLEVGLGGRFDSTNIIEKSLASVIATIDYDHMDVLGTTLAEIAYQKAGIIKKDGLVVAYPQRDESRQVIKRVSEEIGSDYVEVDPDDIEVKTENDKGSVFDLHYKGHSHKGIRISMLGDYQIYNASTAAVCLLELRERGLVKFTDEQLYEGLMGTKWKGRLEVLSREPIFLIDGAHNLQGIENLAKAVSLFKFKRLILGVGVLKDKDYTHMIEKLIPLASEVVVTEVSMPRKLKADLLAEEIRKYTDKVYVEPSIDKAVRKAIELAGPEDMVLFGGSLYLIGEVRTIAKTLLI, encoded by the coding sequence ATGAACTACCAGGAAGCGTTAGCTTATATCAATGATAAGGACAAATATGGCTCCAGGCTCGGTTTGGATTCAGTTGGAAGGTTGTTATACCACCTTGGAGAACCTCATAAGGATATGAAGTATATCCATATTGGCGGTACAAATGGTAAAGGCTCAATATCAGCTTATATTGCAAAATGCCTTGAGACAGCCGGTTATAGGACAGGGTTGTATACATCTCCGTACCTGGAGAGATTTACCGAGAGGATCCAGATAAATGGTGTAGATATTCCAGAGGAGACACTTGGAAGACTTACTGAAGAGGTTAAATCTGCTGCTGATAGAATGGTTTCAGAAGGAATTGAGCACCCTACCACCTTTGAGATAGTAACTGCTTTGGGCTTCCTATATTTCAAGGAAGCTGGAGTTGATTACATCGTACTTGAAGTTGGTCTGGGCGGTAGATTTGACTCGACAAATATTATTGAAAAGTCTTTAGCTTCAGTTATAGCAACCATAGATTATGATCATATGGATGTTCTGGGGACCACACTGGCAGAAATTGCTTATCAGAAGGCAGGGATAATTAAAAAAGACGGACTGGTCGTAGCATATCCACAAAGAGATGAATCCAGGCAGGTTATAAAACGGGTATCTGAGGAGATAGGATCAGACTATGTAGAGGTCGATCCAGATGACATTGAAGTGAAAACTGAAAATGATAAAGGCAGCGTATTTGATTTGCATTATAAAGGTCATTCCCATAAGGGGATCAGAATATCTATGCTCGGTGATTACCAGATTTATAACGCCTCAACAGCAGCAGTTTGCCTTCTTGAATTAAGGGAAAGAGGTTTGGTCAAATTTACTGATGAACAGCTATATGAAGGCTTGATGGGAACAAAATGGAAGGGGAGGCTTGAGGTTCTAAGTCGTGAACCGATCTTCCTGATTGACGGGGCTCATAACCTTCAAGGTATTGAAAATCTGGCAAAGGCCGTAAGTTTATTTAAATTTAAAAGGCTTATTTTGGGTGTAGGAGTCCTTAAGGATAAGGATTATACCCATATGATAGAAAAGCTGATTCCATTGGCCAGCGAGGTTGTTGTAACTGAAGTTAGTATGCCCAGGAAGCTGAAGGCTGATCTGCTGGCTGAGGAAATAAGGAAGTATACTGATAAAGTGTACGTTGAGCCATCAATAGATAAAGCTGTGAGGAAGGCTATCGAGCTGGCTGGTCCTGAAGATATGGTGCTCTTTGGAGGTTCACTTTATTTGATTGGAGAGGTTAGAACAATTGCTAAAACCCTGCTAATATAG
- a CDS encoding type II CAAX endopeptidase family protein — protein MRTERIPSPNGVNILYLSLGLAFLLVGGLVQRKELYTGILITEYLIILLPNILFLKLRGYSLKKVLKLNPISLKQGLFTVLTMIFAYPIAVFLNYIMMLFLNSVSDSLPTGVPIPSSWPEYWLALFVIAVTPGICEEVMFRGTMQSAYGRLGEKKALILSSLLFGLFHFNLMNFLGPAFLGLILGIIMIKTKSLYATIIGHTLNNGIALSIGFAASSMLERLEEVASGTPQLPSGLEAIAALVLLAGWGLFSLVILFLILKYFPKSQEPLHETEVLDEGFYEWDDNQRVYWVPVFVTIGLFAIVNYMYFLAG, from the coding sequence GTGAGAACAGAGAGAATTCCATCTCCTAACGGAGTAAATATTTTATACCTTTCGCTCGGTCTGGCATTCCTTCTCGTAGGGGGGTTGGTTCAGAGAAAAGAACTTTATACCGGAATTCTGATAACAGAATATCTAATAATACTCCTTCCAAACATCCTCTTCCTTAAGCTCAGAGGGTATTCCCTGAAGAAGGTTTTAAAGCTGAATCCAATTAGTTTGAAACAGGGATTATTCACTGTTCTTACTATGATATTTGCCTATCCTATAGCCGTATTTCTGAATTATATTATGATGCTATTTCTAAATTCAGTAAGTGACAGTCTTCCCACCGGGGTGCCTATTCCATCGAGCTGGCCAGAGTACTGGCTTGCACTTTTTGTTATCGCGGTAACACCAGGAATATGTGAAGAGGTAATGTTCAGGGGTACGATGCAGTCTGCTTATGGCAGATTGGGAGAGAAGAAGGCATTGATCCTTTCGTCGCTGCTTTTTGGATTATTTCACTTCAATCTTATGAACTTCCTGGGGCCTGCATTTTTAGGGTTGATCCTGGGGATAATAATGATAAAGACAAAAAGCCTGTACGCAACTATAATTGGACATACACTTAACAATGGCATTGCTCTTTCGATTGGTTTTGCTGCCTCAAGTATGCTTGAGAGGCTGGAGGAGGTCGCATCCGGAACACCACAGCTTCCATCAGGGCTTGAAGCTATAGCAGCCTTAGTACTACTTGCAGGGTGGGGGCTCTTTTCACTGGTGATCTTATTTCTGATACTCAAATATTTTCCCAAATCTCAGGAACCTCTGCACGAAACGGAGGTTTTAGATGAGGGTTTCTATGAGTGGGATGATAATCAGCGAGTATACTGGGTTCCTGTTTTTGTAACCATTGGCCTATTCGCCATTGTAAACTATATGTATTTTCTCGCTGGTTAG
- the hslO gene encoding Hsp33 family molecular chaperone HslO, producing the protein MIRSMDKLGRLRMFAASTTGIVEEFRRLHGSSPTATAAAGRAITAAAMMAATMKNERDKLTLKISGGGPLGSIIVVGNNKGELKALVDNPGADAPSTPDKKLDVGRIVGNDGTVTVIMDLGLKEPYIGQTSLLTGEIAEDIANFYMVSEQFPTAVGLGVLIDKDITCKAAGGYMIQVLPFITEEEISQIEESIRNAEPISTMVDKGMTPEEIMNSLLPGFDMEITDTLELKYHCDCSVERIRDVLVSLGDKEIRDIIEEDGESEVVCHFCNTKYRFDKEDLEKILLTIRGQ; encoded by the coding sequence ATGATTAGGAGCATGGATAAGCTGGGCAGGCTTAGAATGTTTGCTGCTTCTACAACAGGTATAGTTGAAGAATTCAGAAGACTGCACGGCTCTTCACCAACGGCTACTGCTGCAGCTGGAAGAGCCATCACTGCAGCCGCTATGATGGCTGCAACCATGAAAAACGAAAGAGACAAATTGACATTAAAGATATCAGGTGGAGGACCGCTTGGTTCTATAATAGTTGTTGGGAATAACAAAGGGGAATTGAAAGCACTTGTGGACAATCCAGGTGCCGATGCCCCAAGTACACCTGACAAAAAGCTTGATGTCGGAAGGATAGTTGGTAATGATGGAACAGTTACTGTCATAATGGACCTGGGCTTAAAGGAACCGTATATAGGCCAGACGAGTCTTTTGACTGGAGAGATAGCTGAAGACATAGCAAACTTCTACATGGTTTCGGAGCAATTCCCAACAGCAGTAGGTCTTGGAGTATTGATAGACAAAGACATAACCTGTAAAGCTGCAGGAGGCTATATGATCCAGGTTTTACCATTTATTACGGAGGAGGAAATTTCCCAAATAGAGGAATCCATTAGGAACGCTGAACCTATTTCAACGATGGTTGATAAAGGTATGACACCTGAGGAGATAATGAACTCTCTTCTACCTGGCTTTGATATGGAGATCACGGATACACTCGAGCTAAAGTATCATTGCGACTGCTCAGTTGAAAGGATAAGGGATGTCCTCGTAAGTCTGGGCGACAAGGAGATCCGTGACATAATCGAAGAGGATGGCGAAAGTGAGGTAGTATGCCATTTTTGTAATACGAAATACCGATTTGACAAGGAAGATCTGGAGAAAATCTTATTGACAATAAGAGGGCAATAA
- the hpt gene encoding hypoxanthine phosphoribosyltransferase, with product MKGETDLFEDKKEKVLISRDEISNRVREMGKEISKDYRGKDLVIVSLLRGSFIFTADLAREMDIPVEIEFMTTASYGHAEISSGRVEILQDIRGEIKGKSVLIVDDIIDSGHTLLKVMEHLEEREPASIKICVMLDKPSRRQVDLVPDYVGYEIPDVFIVGYGLNYGDHYRNIPYIFTFE from the coding sequence TTGAAGGGAGAGACTGACTTGTTTGAGGACAAAAAAGAGAAGGTTTTAATTTCCAGGGATGAAATAAGCAACAGAGTCAGGGAAATGGGCAAGGAGATCAGCAAAGACTATAGGGGCAAGGACCTCGTAATAGTGTCTCTTCTGAGAGGCAGCTTCATTTTTACTGCCGATCTTGCCAGAGAAATGGACATTCCGGTAGAAATTGAATTTATGACAACAGCAAGCTACGGACACGCTGAGATATCATCAGGAAGAGTTGAGATTCTGCAGGATATACGAGGTGAAATTAAAGGTAAAAGCGTACTGATAGTCGATGATATAATCGATTCAGGTCATACATTATTGAAGGTAATGGAGCATCTGGAGGAGAGGGAACCAGCTTCGATCAAAATCTGCGTAATGCTTGACAAACCAAGCCGTAGGCAGGTGGATCTTGTGCCGGACTACGTTGGGTATGAGATACCCGATGTGTTCATAGTCGGATATGGTCTGAACTACGGAGATCACTACAGGAATATACCTTATATTTTTACATTTGAGTAA